One Vicia villosa cultivar HV-30 ecotype Madison, WI linkage group LG5, Vvil1.0, whole genome shotgun sequence genomic window, ATTGGTACATCTTTTACTCATATCACTAACAAATCGTTCAAGTTTAAGGGAATTCATTTTAAATGTTAGTAACAAAAATGCAATTTTCTTACCCTTAAAAAGATTTGCCAATTTTTTATTGGCGACATTCATGTTGCTCATTTTGGATCAAACGGGCAAACTAACGTTAAGAAATATGTAGATTCAGATGGAACTAATAATTCTATAAAATGTGTTTTCATTAGGTATGTGGTAAACAGTAAGGAATATTTGTCTATGATATAAATGCTAAAGTGACCATAAAATCAAATGATGTTGAATTTAATGAATATAAATTTCCTTTCAAATTGAAAAATAGTGGAGGCGGTGAATTGAATCACATTCCTATGAAAAAAAAGCACCAAAAGCAACAGTTAAATAGGGACAAAACTTCGACGAAGTAAGAGAGTAAGAGTTGATAAAGAGAAAATATaatttctttgactttttttCGGTCACTAGAATTACACCTTTAGGGTACTAATTTCCATTGCTTTTATTTATAACTTAGTAGTACACCAAATGGATATTAAAACACGTTTTTTTTAAACGGTGACTTAGAAGCAGAAATCTAAATGGACCAATCGGAAGAGTTTGTGATTCGTGGGCAAGAAAAAAAGGTTCGTAAGTTAGATAAGTCTTTGTATGGTCTAAAATAAGCACCAAAGCAATGAGATGAAAAATTTGATGACTTAATAATATCGAATGAATACAAAGTGATTAAAAGTGACAAATGTGTTTACTACAAATCAAAAAATAGCATTTGCATTATCATATATGTATAAGTAGCGACTTACTCATATTCAGATCAAACATTTAAAATGTGAATGATGAGAAATCATTAttgtgcaacaactttgatatgaaagacctTAGAGAAGGCAGTGTGATTCTTATAATCAAGATCACTAGATCTGAGAAGGGACTATCTTTTGATCAATCTCACTGTATGGAGAAGATCATATAAAACTACAATTATTTTGATAGTAAACCTGCATGCACAATATACCATCCTAGTTCCAAATTATTTAACAACATTATTGTCAATAGTATACAAACTGAGTAAGCGATCATCATCGGCAGTCTTAAGTATGCCACTGATTGTAATAGATCCGACATTACATATGTCATATGATTATTGTCTAGGTTTACTAGTAGACCGAGTAATGAGCATTGGAAAGATATTGAGAGATTCATGTAATACCTTAAAAAGGCCATGAATCTCAGTCTAAATTATCAAATATTTTCTACTGTACTTGAATGATACAACAATGCAGATTAGAACACATTATGAGATGATTCCAAAACAAGTAGTGTATATATTTAATATAGTTAGAGGATTTATATCTTAGAAATCAAATAAACGAACAAACTATCTTGACTTAGTCCAAAACAAAGTCTGAAATGAGAGTAGTAGCAACTACTAGTGAAGAAATAAGTTGGTTAATATGCTTGCTAGTTGAGATCTCTTTGTGGAAAATAAACATATGCCAGCTATGTTGATCCGCTACGATAGTATAACAACTATTATAAAAATTAAGAAGTAAGCACAACACTATTAGAGAGTGTATTTCTAAAGGATCTATAAGAGTGGATCATGCATGAACTAATGTAAATTTAGTAAATCATTTGGCAAAAtgattagctagagagaaagtccataATACATCTTATAGGATGAGACTAATGCCTATAAATGATCTAGTTGTTTacgatggtaacccgacctaaaaTACCAGAGATCCCAAGAATTAAGTTCAATCAATTGAGATGGTCACGCCAATATAAATAAGAAACATGAATTTTGAAGCAATAAGAAGATGAGTCAATATAAACTCTTAATGAGAATTATACTTTGTATGAGTGAAGTACCCAGCTTCATGAATACTCTTGATAGATTCACCTGTGTGATTGTGAAACTTAGGTCAGTTCCTGTGAAATTTCGAGGCATAATTCCTGGAGCTTTCATTAACCTGAGATAGACGTGTAGGGCCATTAAAACACATGCTTATAGAATACACCCAAAGAAAAGTTTGTGTGTGAGTTTaatgtctgagatagagttcaagacaatgAGTCACTTTTCTTGAATCAGAATACTACTTCCTATTCAAATGTTCAAGTCGCAAACACTTCTGTTTGTGCACAATCTTAAAATTGTTTGACGTTACTtatgaaatattttttaaattcgaaTAGGGATTATTGGAACATGTATAAATTCCAAAatggagatgaatttgaaagaaaaaaaactttaagtCTTACATTGTAAGAAAACTATGTATCTTTgtttattaatcgagaaaattcTATGTCCCACATTACTTAGATTACAAACTTTGGCTAGCTTAGTTCATGATATTAGAAATGAACATGTTTCATtctaaaacacttaaaatactaCTTTTGAATTTTTCCTTTCTCACTCTCTTTACTCTCACGAATTGTGGAAACACCAACttcttcatttttattttcacttattgattttttttgagtattttttttaaattctctttggaaagtaattTAAATTTCTTCTCGTTTGAGAAATTATTTGAAATGGTCAAACGaccattattaaatttttttaggagaattatttgaatttttctttgtATGAGAAAATATTTGAAGTACTTAAACAATCattattgatttctctttgaagaattatttgaattttttctttTCTAAGAAATTATTTAGATTGATATTTGTATCATGGATGATGTATTTCTAAACAGACTATCATATAAATAGTATTCGTACAATATAAAACTAAACTATTTTATCTTAGAGACATCGCAATTAATCATCTGTCTAGTACAATTTTAACCAGTGTTACAAAACCTTTTAATGAAACGTGACCATGTAATTTCTTTTGCGGCAAGTTTTTTAAAActgtaaaaaaaaaatgtaagttTTTCAATAAATTATTGATGGTTCTATATTATTGATGGTGAGTAAAATGTGACAAAAGAGTCGATTAAGAAAAGATAGACAAAAACATGAGATGACTAGATTCTTTTTTTTGGTTTGGTTCAAATGGCTAGATTCTTTTTGAGTGTGTAACAAGTCCTGCAACCCACTTGCAATCAATTGTTTATGACCATTAAAAATTTAACTTTATGTGATACTTCCATGTTTTTGTGTTTCTATTTCCATCTgttatagtaaaaatatttttgaagaaaTAATTATTCAATTCCTAGACTGCACTTTTTCAACCAAGTTGTGATATGTGATGATTAGAAATTAGAAATATACAACCTATGAATAGTTGTTGGGTCTAGCATAATAATCTACTTTATGGTTACCAAATCGAAATATTTTTAAGTAAATTGAAAAAGAggatttcttcacccacctcccaaccttcttggccacctccggtgaatttaccacaataccccttgtttcggaagttcatttccgaaacggttcttttttttggaaaaaggtgttttcggaaatgaacttccgaaaacgtgttttttttaatataaaatattgatttcggagatgcatctccgaaataaagtcacttttcagaaaatgtggtgtttcggaagttcatcttcgagcgcaccccccttggaggaattcggaaatgcacttccgaaaataggtctggacagaagaaaatgaacaattcgctttatttaatcgggtgaaaattacaacgataatattacataaaattaaagttacatattgttaaacacgggtaggtggggatgagagagtggtggggagaaaaaaaggcttccaaatttcaaaaggtttatttattattttaataaaaatacgtacatttgaaagtaacaaatgacggaggaggtgtaaccggagccgaaacatatgacggaggaggtggatgtccggaggaagaagacccggaggtacgtccaccgcgagacaaaggagccaatcaatgtaagctataatttatcattatcatcaggggacgtcattacaaaaaattggaaaaaaaatcttattatttttaatcttgattttttagaaatgacctccccagatgataatcataaactatagcttacattgattggctactttgtctcgtggtggacgtatctccagttctacttcctccagacatccacctcatccgtcatatgttccgaccccggttaccacttccaaaaactaacatgataaatccaatacaaatacactgtgcgatacaatccgaaatcagaacaaaacaaaacaaaaacatgttattctgcccgacgagcgttacaaaatacacatcaaacaaaaaaaacacgttattcttcccgacgagcgaactcctccgaatgaagataattataccaatcctcatcccactcagtctcagaaccatcagcgttgatcacgactctcacgcctgaagattgagcttgagcatccgggccccgggccccctgggaacgagaagtagagccggtcgaaaccttcttcttctccttcacctccttcacctccttcacctctttcacctctttctttgaagaatcctttcttcccttagcgccctctctagaagacatgttcctgtaaacaattgaaatcgattaatatgcgcaaaataaaaaacaaaaaaatttgaacttctgatatatttcggaagttcatttccgaaaactgggatggaggtgttttcggaaatgaacttccgaaacacccctgcgatgcaatttcctgcaacctccatggcagacccctaaatcaaccttcaaaccaaatcaaaatgcttctaaacaacctaaatactactaacaacctagccatatatcatttatgcaattaaaaccctaaataacatgcatttgaataatagatctaaaaatttcaaaacttacaaagtgttaggattgagggcttttgaatgttgtttagcagtgtgattggagccttgatgcagctttggaattctgtttgcacaaattttcgcctctgccactttttgttttgatttagggtaaatgattgggggagggggagtgttttgataaatctgcagaaatcgcagtatttcggaagtgaacttccgaaataattgtttcggaaatgaacttccaaagtaagtcaattttttaaaaaaaacacgctttcggaaatgaacttccgaagcaggggtagttttgatttttcgcaggaggtgaccacccataggaaagtgggtaaagaaattttcattgaAAAAACATTATAAGTTGATATATCTCACTGAGATAAAAGAGAAACGATTCCCTATGCAAAGTTTCAAAAAAAATTGGTgactatattaaatttaaataataatattataaaattattcagCCTTTATCATTATAAACCAAAATTTAACATGGGATTCACgtacaaattttatataaatcgagttcaattttaaataaataataccaAAATACAATTCATACATATATTGATATATTGATATTATTGAtaactattttatataaattgaATTAATTGCTGTTATTATGCTAGTTAAGTTATACCTAACTTCCTATAAAATTAGAATAGGCTTATTTTTTTGTTAGTTAAGTTAGTTACACCTaactttatattatatatatatatatatatatatatatatatatatatatatatatatatatatatatatatatatatatatatatatatatatatatatatatatatatatatatatatatatatatatatatatatatatatatatatatatacacacacacacaaaattttataaaattaaaaaaattatttgatattctttcacattaatttattttactatatactaagttatttaaaatatatatatataattataagatACTAGACTATTTTAATTGTTTGAAATCACATAATGTTAGATAATTTAATAAtcagattaatttaatttaattttaatatatataaataatatgtcgaagttaaataaataatgtcTAAGCCAACAACTTATGTGTATTATAGTGTTTGAAAACCATGTCAATCTCAAAACCTTATCTAAATGTCTTATTTAATGTAGATTTAAGAAGTTAGAAATCTTAAGTTCTTGTAAAGGAAAGAATGTCAAACAAGTGATATGGTTTCAAACATTTACTTTATATCATAAAAATTAGgaataaaaattaaactaaaaaaagtgTATATTTACCATTTAATAACTCCTCAGACACAATTAATTACCTTTGATAAAAAGAGATGCAACCTAATTAACCATTGATTCATTAATTAACATACATAAAATATTTTACTTACATTTTCATTTTGTCAATTCAAAGATCACCATTCCCAATTAGTATTTAGCACCATTTCCCTCTAtagatatacatatacatataaatTTCATAAGCTAGTGTCAAAAATCACGAGGATCAACAAAAATTACATCTGAAAATGATTTATAATCAAACCAATCAAAGGGTCCACATTCCTTCTTCATGTCCTCAAGATTCTTAATGCACCACATGTCTTCTGCCCAAGAAAATTTCCTCCAATGTGGGACAGCTTCCTTAACTGGGTCCCTTTGACTAACCTCAGCCACAATGGTCCCACAATCACCATCATCTTTAGCCATATTATGAACAAATCCACATAATGACTTCATTAGTTGTTTTCCATATTTACCCTCCATGTGTAATGCATACATTACATAAATCCCAAATGGCCTAAAAACATTAGGAAATGAAGGTAACCTTAACCATGGCATACATTTATCTAACAATCTTGTACCTACACAACATGCATGCACAAATGGTGACACTCCTTTAACTTGCAATTTGAACACTTCTTTTGTGTTCCACACACTTAACATTGCATAGCTAGGAGGAAAAATACCCTTTTTTAGATCACATTTGGTTAGGTATTTTCTTGGGATGGCCATGAATGTGCCCAAATTAAGTTTGTTAGATAAAATCATGTCTATGTCTTTAGGGAAAAATTCGGAGTTGGTGAAAATATGGTTATAGGTCGGCCCGGCTAGGCGCGGCGGTAGACGAAGGACGGAAATGTTTGTGCTGATTGACTTGTAGTGAGCATGAACCGGTTGCACTAGCATTGTTAGTGTTCTGAATTTTGAGTAACCACATTTTTTTGTGAACAAATTGATGGATGGTTCATTTGTACAATCTGTTGCCATATATGCATACTTGGCCTCTTTTTGCTTGCACCATTCTTCTAAATGTTCTACTAGTTTTGTTCCAATGCCAAATCTCCTACATATGCCAAGATAGAATTTTTAGTCTTGTTTATTGTTGCATTACAAATTCAAATAACATTTACAATGAAAACCAATTAAACATTGACAAAGTTACGGTCTTCAGACTCGACATTGATACTATATATCATGTTCGTATCCGtattaatttgaaaaataaataaaaaataaaatgtaaatataCATACCAATGTCATGTGAACACGTGTCAAATATCAGACACGTCTTCTTCTATAAGAAGGATCAGTGTTACATAAATGATTATCATTTGAATTGAAAATCATAAGTTTTTTTTATGGACAAGAACTTAAAGTGTGAGAAAGTTAAGAAAAAGAATAAGACATCATATCCAATTACTTTTGTTTCATAGTAAAAGTAGTCATAGTGGATACATCATATCATATACATGTGTCAATGACAGAGTAGCATGCTTAACTATACTTTATTCATATTTCCATGATACTAGGAACATTataaccttttatttttcttacaaAGAATCTAACCCCTCACCActtctttttcttattattatagcCAAGAAAACACAAACCAACTTGACAAACAGAATAGAAGCAAAAGTTTTGAAATGACTTTTGTGGAAAACTTTGACTAATGCACATTTAACATACAAaaagaatcaaaatcaaaaacactaagattattattatttttttttaatatttttaactaaGTAATGTAGAAAAATCATATGAACAAAGACGAAAATCGAACCTGTGTTTCGGAGAAACTCTTAGGCCTAAAACATAAGCAAGTTTCACATAAGCTAAATTCCCTCTTGTAACTGTTTTCACACATCCTCTTATCACTCCAACAACTTCTCCTCCTTCGCCGAATTCAGCAACCTGATCGAAGAACATACATTAGTTAATTACGATTTCACAATTTGTTGCGTTCGTATTAGAATATGTCTATATTCATCGCGATAGTTAGTTACCAGCATGACATGTAACGGGAAGAGACGAATTCGGCATATAGGATCGCCCAACAAATCAGTGACAAGAGAAGGTTTTCCTCTCTGTCCAACTTCACAAAGTCTCTCCAAATTCTCTACTGCCACTTTGTGTTTCACTTCATCATACTCTCTTATCACTATCAATGATTCTTCAACTTTCTTTGATGATGATCTTGGCCAGTTTTCAGCTGCAATCTTCAAAGACATTTTGAGTAGTGATTGGGTTCTATGAGGATTGAAGGCTAGTTGTTCTTGTtggtatatatatacacatattagAAATTTAGGACCATTGAAGAATATGAAGACGTGGCACCTCCCCTAAGTTTAGtgcacttttttttcttttggaaaaatgatgaaaaaaattaaaagggaAAGAAATCTTAGCATGGATTATGTTGTTTCTATTACCTAGTAATGTTACATCATGCATGTGTTGATGTCTTTTTGTTTGTAGTGAGTAATCCAACACATGATCTACCTATGGAAAGAAATATCGATAACATTGTCGCTCGTTTTACTCTTACTATTACTCTTAAATTAAATGAAGTTTTTAGAAAGGTCTCCGAATATATCACGTATTACAAGAGAGATGAAATTCATCTAAAACGCATTAAATGTATATATAATTATGTTTGGATTTTAAAATTCAGATGCTCCACATAATACATCAGAGTTTAAATTCATCGTAAACAtatttaaaatctcaaactctaaACCCTATTTGTGTAGGATTTAAATTTGAGTTCttctaaataatttatttttaattgaaactCACTAATCCCTTAATTTCCACAAGATAGAGGCTAGACTCTGTCACTCTGGTCATCTAAAACTTTGTCGAAAAGTAagtaaaatatgatcaaagattATTTCGATCAAAATTCAAACGCATATTTTTTTCCAACAATTTGTTATCATTAACTGATTAATTGAAGTATATTAACCGTTTGAATTTTAATGTATGGTTTTTGCTTTGGATGCTTTATAATGCAACTTACACCACATAGTAGGTTTTGGTTATTTTCTATTTATGAAATTGCAAATTTAACACATGTTCACAAGGGAGTGAAATATCAAAAATAGGTGCACTAAGTTTAGTCTTCATGATTACAAAGTGGAATGGCCACAAAACAAGTGTGATGTCTTTTTAATGACAATAAACAACAATGACagaaatataacaatttaaggtAAGGTTTATCTAGAGTCAAAATAGTAGGCTAACTATGCAATAATTGtccttttttttttactaatcatAGATAAGTAGTTATTTACATCCTATCTAAAATTTCAAGGTATGCAATTTCTCTAAGTTTGAAATGAGTGAGACTTTGTTCAATCTTAGAAATAAAATCACATAGGATCAAACTTTACTTATTTAGTTATTGAAAGATCATGTGTAGGGACATTACTATTCTTTAGTGTATTTGGTTTTCATGTGGAAATTATCTTTTTAAATTCAAATGTGATTTTAGTAAAAATACATATGCTTAGCATTGTTTCTTTTTGCGTTGGATTTGTACATCATCATAGAttccttaagtttgttaatttaTAATTGGGAAAATTTTATATTCACCTTTCAATTATTTTAGAGATTTttaaatttcttattttttatcatCATTTTGATAGTTgattcttcataatttaaattttctaaaataatatttctgAAAGGTCTAGAACACGAAAAATAAACTTTCTGAATAGTTTTGTAGGATTTTGAAAATTCGTCACTGAATAACTTCCGttatttaacttatttattttagtaCATAAAAGTTGAGATGTCGAAATAATTCTTTTCATATAAAGAATTCTTTTGAAAATGGTCAAACttaaaaatttagggttcttcatttattttttttgaaaattaagttgagaattttctcttatattttaaaGATTTATAGAGTCCAAATACTCATATTTATGgtacaaattatttttaaaattgtaaaatcataaatagaaaatcaaataatcatatttaaaaaaataaattttattttatttaattattgaaatAGTAATCAACACACCCTTAAATAAATTTCTATATAAAAGATAAATGTGGTGATCTAAATTCGAGTTTGAAAttcaatattaaatatatttaaattcaaACTAGTATATAGTAACAACTTGaacataataaaatttataaactttatttaacatgataaaaattattaaaaattatagttAACCTAAACACACTTAGGCTCATGATGACAAGTGTTTGAAAACAACAATCCTCAAATCCCCTTAATTTAATACTTAGCTTTCACCAATTATTGAGCTAAGTTGTAAAAAAGCATGCTTTGCTTCCACCATGTTTTTGGTGAACATGTGAGAATATG contains:
- the LOC131606097 gene encoding probable N-acetyltransferase HLS1, yielding MSLKIAAENWPRSSSKKVEESLIVIREYDEVKHKVAVENLERLCEVGQRGKPSLVTDLLGDPICRIRLFPLHVMLVAEFGEGGEVVGVIRGCVKTVTRGNLAYVKLAYVLGLRVSPKHRRFGIGTKLVEHLEEWCKQKEAKYAYMATDCTNEPSINLFTKKCGYSKFRTLTMLVQPVHAHYKSISTNISVLRLPPRLAGPTYNHIFTNSEFFPKDIDMILSNKLNLGTFMAIPRKYLTKCDLKKGIFPPSYAMLSVWNTKEVFKLQVKGVSPFVHACCVGTRLLDKCMPWLRLPSFPNVFRPFGIYVMYALHMEGKYGKQLMKSLCGFVHNMAKDDGDCGTIVAEVSQRDPVKEAVPHWRKFSWAEDMWCIKNLEDMKKECGPFDWFDYKSFSDVIFVDPRDF